A stretch of Brassica napus cultivar Da-Ae chromosome C6, Da-Ae, whole genome shotgun sequence DNA encodes these proteins:
- the LOC106402848 gene encoding protein FAR1-RELATED SEQUENCE 6-like isoform X2, whose protein sequence is MDFRIDNGDAAAGMMMGHNEMGESSGQAMIEQDEENHNEIGEHSGEEMTLEQDEKVDPDSIPLEVADMADEPFVGQEFESEAAAHGFYNAYATKVGFVIRVSKLSRSRHDGSPIGRQLVCNKEGYRLPSKRDKVIRQRAETRVGCRAMILIRKESSGKWVITKFVKEHNHPLMPGRVRRGCIYDQYPNEHDKIQELMQQLAAEKKRAATYKRHLEMLFDHIEQHNEGLTKRIQHIVDNVRDLEQRDHQQNQV, encoded by the exons TGGATTTCAGAATTGATAATGGTGATGCTGCTGCTGGGATGATGATGGGGCATAATGAAATGGGTGAAAGCTCCGGTCAAGCAATGATTGAGCAAGATGAAGAAAACCATAACGAGATTGGTGAACACTCTGGTGAAGAAATGACTCTTGAGCAAGATGAGAAAGTAGATCCGGACTCTATCCCTCTGGAAGTTGCAGATATGGCGGATGAGCCTTTTGTTGGACAGGAGTTTGAATCTGAAGCAGCCGCACACGGGTTTTACAATGCTTACGCTACAAAAGTAGGGTTCGTCATCCGTGTTAGTAAACTGTCACGGTCAAGGCATGATGGGTCTCCCATAGGAAGGCAGCTTGTTTGTAACAAGGAAGGGTACAGGTTGCCTAGCAAGCGGGACAAGGTTATTAGACAAAGAGCTGAAACAAGGGTTGGATGTAGAGCAATGATCTTGATTAGAAAAGAAAGTTCAGGTAAATGGGTGATCACCAAGTTTGTCAAGGAGCATAATCATCCTTTGATGCCTGGAAGGGTTCGAAGAGGTTGCATCTATGATCAATACCCG AATGAGCATGACAAAATCCAGGAGCTGATGCAGCAGCTAGCTGCAGAGAAAAAGAGAGCCGCTACTTACAAAAGGCATCTGGAGATGCTCTTTGACCATATCGAACAGCACAATGAAGGCCTTACTAAAAGAATTCAACACATAGTAGACAATGTGAGGGATCTGGAACAGAGAGATCATCAACAGAACCAAGTATAG
- the LOC106402849 gene encoding calmodulin-like protein 4, with product MVRVFLLYNLINSFLLYLVPKKLRVLFPPSWYIDDNIPPPLSEPEPKSQTRTDPVDLKQVFQMFDKNGDGRITKEELNDSLENLGIFMPDKDLIQMIHKMDANGDGCVDIHEFESLYGSIVEEKEEEDMRDAFNVFDQDGDGFISVEELKSVMASLGLKQGKTLECCKEMIMQVDEDGDGRVNYKEFLQMMKTGGFNNRSSSSN from the coding sequence ATGGTGAGAGTTTTTCTTCTCTACAACCTCATTAACTCATTTCTTCTGTATTTGGTTCCCAAGAAGCTTAGAGTTCTCTTCCCTCCTTCTTGGTACATCGACGACAACATCCCACCACCACTTTCAGAACCGGAACCAAAATCTCAGACAAGGACAGACCCAGTGGATCTGAAACAAGTGTTTCAGATGTTCGACAAGAACGGAGACGGCCGCATCACTAAGGAAGAGCTAAATGATTCCTTGGAGAACCTAGGAATCTTCATGCCAGACAAAGATCTGATCCAGATGATCCATAAGATGGATGCAAATGGAGATGGTTGTGTAGACATACACGAGTTTGAATCTCTTTACGGTTCGATTGttgaagagaaagaggaagaggaTATGAGAGATGCGTTCAATGTGTTTGATCAAGACGGTGATGGGTTTATTAGCGTTGAGGAGTTAAAGTCTGTGATGGCTTCCTTGGGACTCAAGCAAGGTAAAACCCTAGAGTGTTGTAAAGAGATGATTATGCAAGTGGATGAAGATGGAGATGGTAGAGTCAATTACAAGGAGTTTCTTCAGATGATGAAAACTGGTGGATTTAACAatagatcatcatcatcaaattaG
- the LOC106402848 gene encoding protein FAR1-RELATED SEQUENCE 6-like isoform X1: MIATCNGVHLLELLLLAVDFRIDNGDAAAGMMMGHNEMGESSGQAMIEQDEENHNEIGEHSGEEMTLEQDEKVDPDSIPLEVADMADEPFVGQEFESEAAAHGFYNAYATKVGFVIRVSKLSRSRHDGSPIGRQLVCNKEGYRLPSKRDKVIRQRAETRVGCRAMILIRKESSGKWVITKFVKEHNHPLMPGRVRRGCIYDQYPNEHDKIQELMQQLAAEKKRAATYKRHLEMLFDHIEQHNEGLTKRIQHIVDNVRDLEQRDHQQNQV, from the exons ATGATTGCTACTTGCAATGGTGTTCATCTTCTTGAACTCCTTTTGCTTGCAGTGGATTTCAGAATTGATAATGGTGATGCTGCTGCTGGGATGATGATGGGGCATAATGAAATGGGTGAAAGCTCCGGTCAAGCAATGATTGAGCAAGATGAAGAAAACCATAACGAGATTGGTGAACACTCTGGTGAAGAAATGACTCTTGAGCAAGATGAGAAAGTAGATCCGGACTCTATCCCTCTGGAAGTTGCAGATATGGCGGATGAGCCTTTTGTTGGACAGGAGTTTGAATCTGAAGCAGCCGCACACGGGTTTTACAATGCTTACGCTACAAAAGTAGGGTTCGTCATCCGTGTTAGTAAACTGTCACGGTCAAGGCATGATGGGTCTCCCATAGGAAGGCAGCTTGTTTGTAACAAGGAAGGGTACAGGTTGCCTAGCAAGCGGGACAAGGTTATTAGACAAAGAGCTGAAACAAGGGTTGGATGTAGAGCAATGATCTTGATTAGAAAAGAAAGTTCAGGTAAATGGGTGATCACCAAGTTTGTCAAGGAGCATAATCATCCTTTGATGCCTGGAAGGGTTCGAAGAGGTTGCATCTATGATCAATACCCG AATGAGCATGACAAAATCCAGGAGCTGATGCAGCAGCTAGCTGCAGAGAAAAAGAGAGCCGCTACTTACAAAAGGCATCTGGAGATGCTCTTTGACCATATCGAACAGCACAATGAAGGCCTTACTAAAAGAATTCAACACATAGTAGACAATGTGAGGGATCTGGAACAGAGAGATCATCAACAGAACCAAGTATAG
- the LOC106402848 gene encoding protein FAR1-RELATED SEQUENCE 6-like isoform X3, with the protein MMMGHNEMGESSGQAMIEQDEENHNEIGEHSGEEMTLEQDEKVDPDSIPLEVADMADEPFVGQEFESEAAAHGFYNAYATKVGFVIRVSKLSRSRHDGSPIGRQLVCNKEGYRLPSKRDKVIRQRAETRVGCRAMILIRKESSGKWVITKFVKEHNHPLMPGRVRRGCIYDQYPNEHDKIQELMQQLAAEKKRAATYKRHLEMLFDHIEQHNEGLTKRIQHIVDNVRDLEQRDHQQNQV; encoded by the exons ATGATGATGGGGCATAATGAAATGGGTGAAAGCTCCGGTCAAGCAATGATTGAGCAAGATGAAGAAAACCATAACGAGATTGGTGAACACTCTGGTGAAGAAATGACTCTTGAGCAAGATGAGAAAGTAGATCCGGACTCTATCCCTCTGGAAGTTGCAGATATGGCGGATGAGCCTTTTGTTGGACAGGAGTTTGAATCTGAAGCAGCCGCACACGGGTTTTACAATGCTTACGCTACAAAAGTAGGGTTCGTCATCCGTGTTAGTAAACTGTCACGGTCAAGGCATGATGGGTCTCCCATAGGAAGGCAGCTTGTTTGTAACAAGGAAGGGTACAGGTTGCCTAGCAAGCGGGACAAGGTTATTAGACAAAGAGCTGAAACAAGGGTTGGATGTAGAGCAATGATCTTGATTAGAAAAGAAAGTTCAGGTAAATGGGTGATCACCAAGTTTGTCAAGGAGCATAATCATCCTTTGATGCCTGGAAGGGTTCGAAGAGGTTGCATCTATGATCAATACCCG AATGAGCATGACAAAATCCAGGAGCTGATGCAGCAGCTAGCTGCAGAGAAAAAGAGAGCCGCTACTTACAAAAGGCATCTGGAGATGCTCTTTGACCATATCGAACAGCACAATGAAGGCCTTACTAAAAGAATTCAACACATAGTAGACAATGTGAGGGATCTGGAACAGAGAGATCATCAACAGAACCAAGTATAG